DNA from Krasilnikovia cinnamomea:
GACGGCCGCAGTTCGCTGCGGGATCAGTCCCGCTCCCACGGCCGCTCGCTGGTCGGCGCGCTGGGGGCCTGAAAGCCGACGGCCTTGTGCGTCCCGTCGCAGAACGGCTTGATCGCCGAACGCCCACAGCGGCACAGCGCGACCGTACGGCGCCCGGGGTCGATGACCTCGCCGTCCTGGGTGAGCAGCGTGAACGCGCCGCGCAGCAGCAGGGGGCCATCCTCGCAGGCGGTGACGGAGGCCAAGTCGTCCATGCCGGTGCAGTGCCCGTACCGGCGGCCGGCAAACGTCGATTGGCGCGCAGGGTGGCTTGCGGCCAGAGGCGGGTCGTGCCGCAGAATCGGCGGCCGGACGCCCGACACAGCGCGTGGCGCCGACGACTCGGTCGGCCGGTGCGGTGCGATGGAGCACGGCTGCCGCGGAGGTATCACAGATGATCGAGCAGTACGTACTGGGACTTCACGAGGTCGGCGAGTCGCACGTCGCCCTCGTCGGCGGCAAGGCCGCGCACCTCGGCGCGCTGTCGCGGATCGACGGCGTCCGCGTACCGGCCGGCTGGTGCGTGACGACGGCGGCCTTCCGGCGGATCCTGGCGCAGGCCCCGTCGATCGACGATCGGCTCGATCGGCTGTCGCGCCTGGACCCGGCCGACCGGGCGGCGATCCGCACGCTCAGCGCGCAGATCCGCCGGAGCATCGGAGAGACCGCCGTTCCGGGCGATCTGGCGGCGGCCATCACCGGCCCGCTCGGCGAGCAGACCGCGTACGCCGTGCGGTCCAGCGCGACGGCCGAGGACCTGCCGACGGCCTCCTTCGCGGGCCAGCAGGACACGTACCTGAACGTCGTGGGGCCGGCGGCGGTGCTGCGGCACGTCAGCCGGTGCTGGGCGTCGCTGTTCACCGAACGGGCCGTGACGTACCGCCTGCGCAACGGCTTCGACCAGCGGAAGGTCCACATGGCCGTGGTGGTGCAGCGGATGGTCTTCCCGGACGCGGCCGGCATCCTGTTCACGGCCGACCCCGTCACCGGCAACCGGAGGCTCGCCACGGTGGACGCCAGCTTCGGCCTCGGCGAGGCCCTGGTGTCCGGCCTGGTGAACCCGGACGTCTTCACGGTGCGCGACGGTGCCGTCGTCGCCAGGGCGGTCGCGGCCAAACAGCGTGCCGTGGTGGCCGTCCCGGCGGGCGGGACGCGGGACGTGGCGGTCGAAGCGCGGCGGCAGGAGCGGCCGGCGTTGACGGATGCGCAGGCCGTCAGGCTTGTGCGGCTCGGGCGGCGGATCGAGGCGCACTTCGGCCGCCCGCAGGACATCGAATGGTGCCTGGTCGACGACGACTTCCACATCGTGCAGAGCCGGCCGATCACCACGCTCTTCCCCATCCCCGCGGCTGGCGACGGCGAGAACCGCGTCTACCTCTCCGTCGGCCACCAGCAGATGATGACCGACCCCATGAAGCCGCTCGGCGCGTCCATGTGGCGGCTGACGGCCCTGGCGCCGATGCACGAGGCGGGCGGGCGGCTGTTCGTCGACGCCACCGCGCGTCTGTCCGCACCGGCCAGCCGCGCGGCCTTCCTGGAGATGGTGGGCAGGGGCGATCCGCTGACCAGGGACGCGCTGGAGACCCTCCTCGATCGCGGCGACTTCGTCCCGACGCTGCCGGACGGCGGGCCGCCGGTCGGCGGCGGGTACGCCCCGATCGAGACCGATCCGGCCATCGTCACCGAGCTGATCGAGCGCAGCCAGGCGTCCATCGCCGCCCTGCGGCGCGACATCGCGACGCTGACCGGACCGGCGCTGTTCGACTTCCTGCTGGAGGCCTTCGAGGAGCACAAGCGGGACCTCGGCGACCCCGTGAGCATGCGGGCGATCATGGCCGGGATGGAGGCCACCTGGTGGCTCAACGACCGGCTGGGGGAATGGCTCGGCGAGCGGAACGCGGCCGACACCCTCACCCTGTCCGCGCCCGGCAACATCACGTCGGAGATGGGACTGGCACTGCTCGACGTCGCGGACGTCATCCGTCCGCATCCGCAGGTGGTGGCGTTCCTGCGGGCCGTCGACGACGACGGCTTCCTGGACGAACTGCCGAAGCTCCCGGGCGGGGCCGAGGCGCGCGACGCCATCGAGTCCTACCTGGACCGGTACGGCATGCGCTGCGTCGGCGAGATCGACATCACGAGGCCCCGCTGGCGCGAACGCCCCACCACGCTCGTACCCGTGCTGCTCGACAACGTCCGGACGTTCGAGCCGGGCGCCGCCGCACGCCGCTTCGCGCACGGACGGCGGCAGGCGCGCGAGAAGGAGCGGGAGGTGCTCGAACGGCTGCGGGCCCTGCCGGACGGCGAGCGGAAGGCCGACGAGACGAAGCGGATGATCGACCGGGTCCGGACCTTCATCGGCTACCGCGAGTACCCGAAGTACGGCATCGTCAGCCGCTACTTCGTCTACAAGCAGGCCCTGCTCGCCGAGGTCGAGCGCCTCGTGCGGGCCGGCGTGCTCGCCGCCGGGGAGGACGCCTTCTACCTCACGTTCGCCGAACTGCACGACGTCGTGCGCTTCCACCGGGTGGACGACGAGCTGATCCGGCGGCGCAGGGAGGAGTTCCGGTCGTACCAGGCACTCACGCCGCCCCGGGTGCTGACCTCGGACGGCGAGGTCCTCGCCGGGGCGTACCGGCGCGACGACGTGCCGGCCGGAGCCCTGGCCGGCCTGCCCGTCTCCGCCGGGACCGTCGAAGGGCGCGCCCGCGTCATCCTGGACATGGCCCAGGCCGATCTCGAACCGGGTGACATCCTCGTCACGGCCCACACGGACCCGAGCTGGACGCCCCTGTTCGTCGCCGTCGCGGGACTGGTGACCGAGGTCGGCGGGCTGATGACCCACGGCGCCGTGATCGCCCGGGAGTACGGCCTGCCGGCCGTCGTCAGCGTCGTCGACGCCACCCGGCTCATTCCCGACGGCCAGCGGATCCGCGTGCACGGAAGCGACGGGTACGTCGAGCTCCTGCCGTGACCGGCCGGTCAGAGCGCCGGACGCGGATACCAGAACTCGCCGTGCGGCGTACCGCCGACGACATGCTGGTCGAGGTCGCGGAGCGTGGCCGCACCGCCGTCGTCGAGCACCACCAGGACGGCGAGCCGCTGCCGCTGCTCGACATCCCACAGGTGCACCGCGCCGTCGGTGCCGCCGACGGCCAGCAGCCGCCCCTGCGCATCGACGGCCAGCGACCGGACCAACCCGGTGTGACCTGCCAACCGCACCACGTCCTGCTCGGAGAGCGGGTCCGGGAAGATCCGCACCTGGGCGTCGTCACCACCCACGGCGAGCGCCCCGCCGGGCGTGTACGCCAGCGCCCACACCCGGTTCGTGTACGGCTGCGCGGGGAACTCGCCGGCAGCGCCGTAGATCTCCAGCGTGGCATCGTCGTGATCGTCGCAGCTGCCGACCGCGAGGCCGCTGCCGTCCGGGGCGACGCCGACCGCGTCGATCCAGCCCGACGCCTCAGCGAGCGGGTCGGCGACCGCTCCGGTGACCGTGTCCCACGCCCAGACCTCCTCGTCGTCGGCGATCACGAGGTGGCGCCCGTCCGGGCGGAACGCCACGTACCAGATGGGTTTCTCCTGGCCGGTCAGCTCGGCGACCGGCTCCCGCGTGCCGGTGTCCCAGATGCGCAGGACGCCGTCGTCGCCCGCGGTCGCGAGCCGGCCGCCGTCCGGCGCGTAGGCCACCGCCAGCGTCCCGGCGCCGGTGGGCGGCAGTTCGCCGGCGGGCGATCCGGTCGCCGCGTCCCAGAAACGCACGGTCTCGTCGTCGGCCACCGCCAGCAGGTCACCACCCGGGTGGTACGCCACCGCCTGCACCGCGCCGGTGTGCGCGGGCAGCCGGTGCACCAGCCGCCCCGTGTCCGTCGCCCAGATCCGTACGTGGCCGTCGTCGACGACGGACGCCAGCCGCTGCCCGTCCGGGCTGAACGCGAGCGCGTGTACCTCGCGGGTCACCCCGCCCAGCTCATATGCGGCGTCGCCGGTCGCGGCGTCCCAGACGCGGATGATCGAGTCGTCGGAACGGCCGGTCGCGAGGAACCGTCCGTCCACGGTGAACGCGAGGGCTCCGATCTCACCGTGGTCGGGAAGCTCGACCAGCGGCTCGAAGTCCGCCGTGGAATGGATCCAGGTGCCGGACTCCTCGCCGGCCACGGCGAGCCGGGTGCCGTCCGGCGACAGCGCGAACTCCACGCCGTCGAACCCGGTGACGACCGTGCCACTGAGCAGGTCCCACACCCGGGTGGTGTCGTCGGCGGCGACCACGCACCGTTGCCCGCCGGGCAGGAACGCCACCTGGTACACCGCGCTCTTCTGGGGCAGCTCGCCCACCTGGGCGCCGTCCGCCGTGCGCCAGATCCGTACCGCGTAGTCCCCGCCGTGCCAGGTGTAGGTGGCCAGCCACTGGCCGTCCGGCGACAACACGCCGCGGGCGATGGTGCCGGCCGGCTCCGACAGCGTGCACCGCGGTGCGCCGGTGGCCACGTCGATCAGCTGCCTCGCCGCGCCGGTGGCGGTGACCAGGTACCACTGCGTGGCGTCCGGACCGGGCAGGAAGTGCCCGTGCGGGTACGGCCACGGCTGGGTCCGGTCCTGGTGGCTGCGCACGTCGACGCGGCGCAGCACTGCGTCGTCCGCCGCGAGGACGGTCGCCGGCTCGGTGCCGAAGACGAGGTCGCCCGGATCGACCCACTGCGCCACCGGCGCCCGCGCCGCCAGGTCCCAGACCCGCACCCGGTCTCCGGAGTGCGTGCTCAGCAGGAAACGGCCGTCGGGGCTGAGTTCGAGATGGTGCGTGTATCCCACGGTCGACGGGCGGATCTGCGGCTGGGAGCCGGTGCCCTCTGTCACGCTCTGTCTCCTTCGCGGCGGGTG
Protein-coding regions in this window:
- a CDS encoding CDGSH iron-sulfur domain-containing protein; its protein translation is MDDLASVTACEDGPLLLRGAFTLLTQDGEVIDPGRRTVALCRCGRSAIKPFCDGTHKAVGFQAPSAPTSERPWERD
- the rph gene encoding rifamycin-inactivating phosphotransferase, which translates into the protein MIEQYVLGLHEVGESHVALVGGKAAHLGALSRIDGVRVPAGWCVTTAAFRRILAQAPSIDDRLDRLSRLDPADRAAIRTLSAQIRRSIGETAVPGDLAAAITGPLGEQTAYAVRSSATAEDLPTASFAGQQDTYLNVVGPAAVLRHVSRCWASLFTERAVTYRLRNGFDQRKVHMAVVVQRMVFPDAAGILFTADPVTGNRRLATVDASFGLGEALVSGLVNPDVFTVRDGAVVARAVAAKQRAVVAVPAGGTRDVAVEARRQERPALTDAQAVRLVRLGRRIEAHFGRPQDIEWCLVDDDFHIVQSRPITTLFPIPAAGDGENRVYLSVGHQQMMTDPMKPLGASMWRLTALAPMHEAGGRLFVDATARLSAPASRAAFLEMVGRGDPLTRDALETLLDRGDFVPTLPDGGPPVGGGYAPIETDPAIVTELIERSQASIAALRRDIATLTGPALFDFLLEAFEEHKRDLGDPVSMRAIMAGMEATWWLNDRLGEWLGERNAADTLTLSAPGNITSEMGLALLDVADVIRPHPQVVAFLRAVDDDGFLDELPKLPGGAEARDAIESYLDRYGMRCVGEIDITRPRWRERPTTLVPVLLDNVRTFEPGAAARRFAHGRRQAREKEREVLERLRALPDGERKADETKRMIDRVRTFIGYREYPKYGIVSRYFVYKQALLAEVERLVRAGVLAAGEDAFYLTFAELHDVVRFHRVDDELIRRRREEFRSYQALTPPRVLTSDGEVLAGAYRRDDVPAGALAGLPVSAGTVEGRARVILDMAQADLEPGDILVTAHTDPSWTPLFVAVAGLVTEVGGLMTHGAVIAREYGLPAVVSVVDATRLIPDGQRIRVHGSDGYVELLP
- a CDS encoding WD40 repeat domain-containing protein, whose amino-acid sequence is MTEGTGSQPQIRPSTVGYTHHLELSPDGRFLLSTHSGDRVRVWDLAARAPVAQWVDPGDLVFGTEPATVLAADDAVLRRVDVRSHQDRTQPWPYPHGHFLPGPDATQWYLVTATGAARQLIDVATGAPRCTLSEPAGTIARGVLSPDGQWLATYTWHGGDYAVRIWRTADGAQVGELPQKSAVYQVAFLPGGQRCVVAADDTTRVWDLLSGTVVTGFDGVEFALSPDGTRLAVAGEESGTWIHSTADFEPLVELPDHGEIGALAFTVDGRFLATGRSDDSIIRVWDAATGDAAYELGGVTREVHALAFSPDGQRLASVVDDGHVRIWATDTGRLVHRLPAHTGAVQAVAYHPGGDLLAVADDETVRFWDAATGSPAGELPPTGAGTLAVAYAPDGGRLATAGDDGVLRIWDTGTREPVAELTGQEKPIWYVAFRPDGRHLVIADDEEVWAWDTVTGAVADPLAEASGWIDAVGVAPDGSGLAVGSCDDHDDATLEIYGAAGEFPAQPYTNRVWALAYTPGGALAVGGDDAQVRIFPDPLSEQDVVRLAGHTGLVRSLAVDAQGRLLAVGGTDGAVHLWDVEQRQRLAVLVVLDDGGAATLRDLDQHVVGGTPHGEFWYPRPAL